The segment CGAGGTCCCCGTCGAGGGTGAGTACACCTCCGAGTCCATGGCGTCCCGCTTCGGTGACCCGCAGCCGGCCGCCGGCCTGGGTCGTCGCAAGAACGCCATCGCCCGCGTCCGGATCGTTCCGGGCTCCGGCAAGTGGAAGATCAACGGTCGCACCCTTGAGGACTACTTCCCCAACAAGGTGCACCAGCAGGAAGTCAACGAGCCCTTCAAGGTGCTCGAGCTCGACAACCGCTACGACGTCATCGCCCGTATCTCGGGTGGCGGCGTTTCCGGCCAGGCCGGCGCCCTGCGCCTGGGCGTGGCCCGTGCGCTGAACGAGGCGGACGTGGACAACAACCGCGGCGCCCTGAAGAAGGCCGGCTTCCTGAGCCGCGACGACCGTGCGGTCGAGCGCAAGAAGGCCGGTCTGAAGAAGGCCCGTAAGGCCCCGCAGTACAGCAAGCGTTAATCACGCCTGCTCGTTCTGGACTGAACGTACGCCCCGGCGGCACTGTCTCGTGCCTCCGGGGCGTACGTTTTGCACAGGCGTTCCCCCGGGCACGTCTGTACGGACGTTCCGCAGGGACGATCAGCAAGGACGTTCAGGACGCCCGGACGGGCGTTCGGAAGAACGTTCGAAGGGCTCCGCCTGTCCCGGGCGGACCCGCGGGCTCACTCATCCCGCGGCAGGGATTGCGGAGCAAGGCTCACGAGGCACTATCGGAGGACTGTTGTGGGACGACTCTTCGGCACGGACGGCGTGCGCGGTGTCGCCAACGCGGATCTGACGGCCGAGCTGGCGCTCGGTCTCTCGGTGGCGGCGGCGCATGTGCTCGCCGAGGCGGGCACCTTCGAGGGCCACCGCCCCACCGCCGTGGTCGGGCGAGATCCCCGCGCGTCGGGCGAGTTCCTGGAGGCGGCCGTGGTCGCCGGGCTCGCCAGCGCCGGTGTGGACGTCCTGCGGGTCGGTGTGCTGCCCACCCCGGCGGTCGCCCATCTGACCGGTGTCCTCGGCGCCGATCTCGGTGTGATGCTCTCCGCCAGCCACAACGCCATGCCCGACAACGGCATCAAGTTCTTCGCGCGCGGCGGTCACAAGCTCGCCGACGATCTGGAGGACCGGATCGAGACGGTCTACGAGCAGCACCGCACCGGTGCGCCGTGGGACCGGCCGACCGGGGCGGGCGTCGGCCGGGTCACCGACTACGACGAGGGTTTCGACAAGTACGTCGCCCATCTCGTCGCCGTACTGCCGAACCGGCTCGACGGGCTGAAGGTCGTCCTCGACGAGGCGCACGGCGCGGCCTCGCACGTCTCGCCGGAGGCGTTCGCCCGGGCGGGCGCCGAGGTGATCACGATCGGCGCGGCGCCGGACGGCCTCAACATCAACGACGGCTGCGGCTCGACCCATCTGGGCCAGCTGCGGGCGGCCGTCGTCGAGCACGGCGCGGACTTCGGCCTCGCCCACGACGGTGACGCGGACCGCTGCCTGGCCGTGGACGCCTCGGGCGAGGAGATCGACGGTGACCAGATCCTCGCGGTGCTGGCACTGGCCATGCGCGAGGCGGGCACGCTGCGCGGGAACACGGTCGTGGCGACCGTGATGTCCAATCTGGGCTTCACGCTGGCGATGGAGCGCGAGGGTCTGGAGCTGGTCCGGACGGCGGTCGGCGACCGGTATGTCCTGGAGTCCATGAAGGAGCACGGCTACGCGCTCGGCGGCGAGCAGTCCGGGCATGTCATCGTCCTGGACCACGCGACGACCGGCGACGGCACGCTGACCGGTCTGATGCTCGCCGCCCGGGTCGTGGCGACGGGCCGTTCGCTGGCGGAGCTGGCGGCCGTGATGGAGCGCCTGCCGCAGATCCTGATCAACGTCCCGGACGTCGACAAGGGGCGGGTCCACACCTCGGGCGAGCTGGCGGCTGCCGTCGCGGAGGCCGAGCGGGAGCTCGGCTCCACGGGCCGGGTCCTGCTGCGCCCCTCGGGCACCGAGCCGCTGGTACGGGTGATGGTCGAGGCGGCGGACATCGAGCAGGCGCGGTCGGTCGCGGAGCGGCTGGCGGACGCGGTGAAGTCGGCGCTGGGCTGACGCCTTGGTGGCGAGTCGGTGACGGGGCCCGTACGACCGGTGGTCGTACGGCCCCGCCGTTGGCCCGCAGGGCGGGGTGACCGGCTGTCAGGCGCCGCCCCGCAGGATCCGGTCGAGCTCCTCGGCCGGGAACGGGGTGTCCAGGGCGCCGGCCAGCAGGCTTCCGTAGAAGTCCGTGACGACGGCCGCGGTCGCGGCATGGCGCCGGATCACCTCCCGGACCGCCTCGGGGCCCGCCGGGGGTTCCGCTCCTGCCGCGCAGGCCCGGATGAGGTCCTCGCGCTCCTGCCGGCCATGGCCGTGGACGGCGGTGATCAGCCAGTTGACCAGGTAGCTCATGGTGTAGGCGGCGTCGTGGTCGCGGTGCCGGGCGGCGAAGGCGCGTTCCTCGGCGGAGAGGTCGAAGCGGGTGGCGAGCGCGAGCCCGAAGTCCGCGAAGTAGAGGCGCCGGCCGTCGGTCAGGATGTTCCGGAAGTGGCTGTCGAAGTGCAGTAGCCCGTTCCCGGCCAGGAACCGGATACCGTCGGCGAGTTGGCTTTCGGTACGGCGTACCGCCTCGTCCGCTCCCTCCCCGCCGCCGTCGACCGCCTCTCCCAGCCAGTCGTGCAGGGTCCGGGGCACGTACTCCAGGAACAGGACGAGGCTCGCGGCGGCGTCCCGCAGCTCTTCGATCCGCCGCCGGACGCCGGGGCCGCCGCCCCAGTGGTCCACCGCCCGTTCGACGTCCGCCAGTTCGCCGGGCGGGGCCGCGGCGCCGGGGAGTGTCCGCCAGTGGTACATCAGGGGGAAGCCGCCGTACGCGCCGGTGAGTACCCAGTTGGTGGTCATGGTGTGGACCGCGAGCTCCCGCCAGGCTCCGAAGCCGGGGCTGCCGATGCTGCTCATGCCGTACTGGCAGTTGAGGGGGAGGCCGAAGAGGTCGGCGGTGGAGTGCCGGTGCCCGGGGGCCCGCTTGGTGTCCGTCAGCGGTACGCGTTTCACGAAGACCGGCGTCCCGTCGACGTCCAGCAGCGCCGAGGTCCCCCCGATGCCCGACCCCAGCGGTCTCGCCGTCTCCAGCAGGGCGGCGAGCCGCCGGTCGTCGTGGAGGGCGAGGGCGGTGGCGGCGGTTCGGTAGGCGCGGAGCCGCTCGCCGGCGGGGCTGTCGGAAGGCATCCGGGACGGACCTCGTCTCTTGCCGGGGGTACGGGGGCGGGGGTACGGGGTTCCCGCACCCTACGCGGCACCCGCTGTCACCGCCTCCGGAGGAAGGCGGTGAGGGCGTCGAGCACGGCCCGGGGCTGCTCCTCGGCCAGGTAGTGGCCGGAGTCGGCGATCGGGGTGACCGTCACATCGGTGCCCTGGGCGGTGACCACCTTGCGGAGGTAGTCGAGGTGGCCCTGGTTGCGGGTGTTGGCGAGGGCGAGGATCGGTGCGGTCACCGGTTCGTAGGAGGCGGCGTCCTCGATATCGCGGTTGAAGGTTTGATACCAGCCGTTGCCCGCCCGGATGGCGTCCGGAGTGTCGTAGGCGCGGGCATAGACCCGCCGGGAGAAATCGTCGACGGACGCGGGGTCTACGGTCATGTAGTCGGCCAGCCAGTCGACGAGGAACCGGGCCCGGCCCGCGAGCAGTTGCT is part of the Streptomyces qinzhouensis genome and harbors:
- the rpsI gene encoding 30S ribosomal protein S9, which produces MAETTAEIPVEGEETYAEVTTFESEVPVEGEYTSESMASRFGDPQPAAGLGRRKNAIARVRIVPGSGKWKINGRTLEDYFPNKVHQQEVNEPFKVLELDNRYDVIARISGGGVSGQAGALRLGVARALNEADVDNNRGALKKAGFLSRDDRAVERKKAGLKKARKAPQYSKR
- the glmM gene encoding phosphoglucosamine mutase translates to MGRLFGTDGVRGVANADLTAELALGLSVAAAHVLAEAGTFEGHRPTAVVGRDPRASGEFLEAAVVAGLASAGVDVLRVGVLPTPAVAHLTGVLGADLGVMLSASHNAMPDNGIKFFARGGHKLADDLEDRIETVYEQHRTGAPWDRPTGAGVGRVTDYDEGFDKYVAHLVAVLPNRLDGLKVVLDEAHGAASHVSPEAFARAGAEVITIGAAPDGLNINDGCGSTHLGQLRAAVVEHGADFGLAHDGDADRCLAVDASGEEIDGDQILAVLALAMREAGTLRGNTVVATVMSNLGFTLAMEREGLELVRTAVGDRYVLESMKEHGYALGGEQSGHVIVLDHATTGDGTLTGLMLAARVVATGRSLAELAAVMERLPQILINVPDVDKGRVHTSGELAAAVAEAERELGSTGRVLLRPSGTEPLVRVMVEAADIEQARSVAERLADAVKSALG
- a CDS encoding protein kinase family protein; amino-acid sequence: MPSDSPAGERLRAYRTAATALALHDDRRLAALLETARPLGSGIGGTSALLDVDGTPVFVKRVPLTDTKRAPGHRHSTADLFGLPLNCQYGMSSIGSPGFGAWRELAVHTMTTNWVLTGAYGGFPLMYHWRTLPGAAAPPGELADVERAVDHWGGGPGVRRRIEELRDAAASLVLFLEYVPRTLHDWLGEAVDGGGEGADEAVRRTESQLADGIRFLAGNGLLHFDSHFRNILTDGRRLYFADFGLALATRFDLSAEERAFAARHRDHDAAYTMSYLVNWLITAVHGHGRQEREDLIRACAAGAEPPAGPEAVREVIRRHAATAAVVTDFYGSLLAGALDTPFPAEELDRILRGGA